ACAACCCGAGTCCCGGATCGGCGTGCCTTGAGCCTCGAACTCCTTCGGCTCGATCCCCGTCTCTACGGCACGGATCAATGCGGCCGCTTTCTTGACGGTACGCTCGTACTCGCGCATCTCGTCGGCAATCTCGTCTCCTCCATGGGCGCAGGGCGTCCCGGTGAGGAGTAGCACGGCAAGCACCCAGCGTCGTCGCCAGCGCGGCCATTCCACCCTTCGCCATCGCCACATTGCGCAAGTCCTCCCACAACGACGACCCGCGCGCCATCTTCCCGCGCCACGCGCGGTCCGGCCGCGCCCGGAGCCCGTGACCCCGACGAACGACGAGGGACCGACGCTGCCACGCGCTTGACTCTCCGCATCCCGCCGTCGAGAGTCGCCGCCGACCCGCATGTCGACCGAACGCCAGTACGCACTCGGAGCCCTCTTCGGACCCGCCAAGTTCGACATCGGCCAGTTCACGCCCTACGCCGGACGGCTCCGGATGCGGGTCGTCGAGGTGGGACCGGGATTCGCGACGCTCGCGCTCCCCTACGACGAGGAGCTCGTCGGCGATCCGCAGCGGAAGGTCGTCTTCGGCGGCGCCGTCACCGCGTTGATCGACCAGGCCTCGGGAATCGCGGTCGCCTGCGCGATGGACGAGCTCCTCGCGATCGCGACGATCGACCTCCGCGTCGACTACCTGCGCGCCGCCGAGCCGGGGCGCGAGATCGTCGCGCGCGCCGACTGCTACAAGCTCGGCCACAACGTCGCGTTCGTGCGCGCGACCGCGTGGGATGCGGACGAGCACGATCCCTTCGCGAGCTGCCTCGGCACGTTCATGGTGGGCGCCAACAGCGGCGGCAGCCCGTTCGGCGGCGTCAAGAGCGCGAGACCCAAGCCGTGAACCGTCTCGTCGCGGCAATCCCGTATGCCCGCCTCCTCGGCATGGACGTCGAGGAGACCCCCGGCGGCATCGAGTGCGTCCTGCCCTTCGCGCCCGAGCTGATCGGCAACACCCGCCTGCCGGCCATCCACGGCGGCGTCATCGGGTCGTTCCTCGAGATGACGGCGATCCTGCGCCTCGTCGCGGAGAGCGGCCTCGACAACGTGCCGCGCCCGATCAGCTTCACGATCGACTACCTGCGCTCCGCCGGTCCGCGCGAGACCCGCGCGCGCGGCGAGATCTTCAAGCTCGGGCGCCGCATCTCGCACGTCCACGTGATCGCCTGGCAGGACGAGCGCGACCGTCCCATCGCGGCCGCGAACGGCAAGTTCCTGATGGCCTGAACCCCATCGGGAGGCGATCCGTTCGCGCCGCCATCCCCGCGAATGGTGATGGCAGCATCGCGTAAACCTGAGCCGGTCACCGGATCTGGGAGCGTCGGCTAACGCGTACAGTGTCAACCAGGCACGGAAACACCGCCAATGCGGTCTCCCCAATATCGCCTTCTACCGACCCGAGACTCCCGTCACCTACCGAGTCGTCGATCGAGCTGTCCCTCGGGGACGCGGGCAACTGCTTACACTTCCCCGACCGCCCGGCGAAACGGATTGCCTCAGAATTCGCCGGCGGCCTTGTACTGCTTGTAACTGTTGGTCTTCGGGGTCACGTAAGCATCCTCGAAGCACGCGCCGTTCTCGGACTGGAGTTGGACGCGGAGCGGACTCGGGAGCGACATCTTCGGAAGCGCGAGGCCCGCGCCCTTGCCCTTGAGGCTCTGTGACGAGATCTCGTCGCCCGCCTTCATCTTGATCTGGGTGACGCCGCCGTTGGCTCCTGTCTTCTCCTTGTACGCCAACGTGTCGTCTGTCGCCGTCCAGCACGGATTGTTTTGGCAGATGCCGCCCGCCGGCACCGCCGAGGCGACCAGGATCTTCGGCTCGAGCCCCGAGACGTCGAAGACGCAGAGCGCGTAGTCGTCGCCGCCGTCGGGAACCGGATCGCCGTACTCCGAGAAGAGCAGGAAGTCGCCCTTCTTGATCTGCCATTGGAGCTGATCCTTGGCGTCGATCGGCGAGTCCTTGATCTGGAGCGCGGAGGCGCCGAGAACGTCGGTCGAGCGGCAGGACGCTCG
Above is a genomic segment from Deltaproteobacteria bacterium containing:
- a CDS encoding PaaI family thioesterase — its product is MSTERQYALGALFGPAKFDIGQFTPYAGRLRMRVVEVGPGFATLALPYDEELVGDPQRKVVFGGAVTALIDQASGIAVACAMDELLAIATIDLRVDYLRAAEPGREIVARADCYKLGHNVAFVRATAWDADEHDPFASCLGTFMVGANSGGSPFGGVKSARPKP
- a CDS encoding PaaI family thioesterase — translated: MDVEETPGGIECVLPFAPELIGNTRLPAIHGGVIGSFLEMTAILRLVAESGLDNVPRPISFTIDYLRSAGPRETRARGEIFKLGRRISHVHVIAWQDERDRPIAAANGKFLMA